A region of the Geomonas subterranea genome:
CCCAGGTTGTCGGGGTCGTGGGCCAGGATGCTGCGCCCGGCGTTGGTGAACTCGGACGGGGACGGGATCACCGTCGCGCCCCAGAGCTGCATCATGCTCTTGCGGTACGGCTTCTGCGTGCAGGAGACCTTCACCATGTAGATGGTGCACTCCAGGCCGAACATGGAGCACGCCAGGGCGAGGGAGCTTCCCCACTGTCCCGCGCCGGTCTCGGTGGCCAGCCTGCGGATGCCGGCCTGCTTGTTGTACCAGGCCTGCGGGATCGCGCTGTTGGGCTTGTGGGAACCCGCCGGCGAAACGCCTTCGTACTTGTAATAGATCTTGGCCGGGGTCTGCAGCGCCTGCTCGAGCCTGTGCGCCCGGAACATCGGGGACGGACGCCAGATCCGGTATTTCTCGCGCACCTCGTCCGGGATATCGATCCAGCGCTGGGTCGACATCTCCTGCTCGATGAGGGACATCGGGAAGATCGGTGTCATGTCCTCCGGGGTGACCGGCTTCAGGGTAGCGGGGTTGATCACCGGCTCCAGCGGCCCGGGCATGTCGGGAATGATGTTGTACCACTGTTTCGGGATGCGGGACTCGTCAAGCAAGAACTTGGTATTCATAGCCACTCCTTTGTCAGTTGGAACATTGAATCATATCAGTTCTAAATCCCCCTCCCCTGGCGGGAGGGGGTTAGGGGGTGGGGGAAGGTGCAAAGTACCACGCTGTGGCGGCCTCACCCACCCCCCTGCCCCCTCCCGTCAAGGGAGGGGGAGTGAGACCTGTTTATCCGAGCAGTTCGGCGAGTTTCGCCCCCACGTCCGGCTCGCGCATCATGGACTCGCCGATCAGGAATGCGTGCAGCCCCTTCCCGGTGAGGCGCACGATCTCGGAGCGGGTGTTGATGCCGCTCTCGGCGACGATGATCCTGCCGGGCGGGATCCGGGCAGCCAGGCGCTCCGAGGTCGCGATGTCCACCTGGAAGGTGCGCAGGTCGCGGTTGTTGATGCCGATCATGCTGCAGTCGGTCTGCAGGGCCATCTCCAGCTCCTTCTCGTCGTGCACCTCGAGGAGCACGTCCATGGAGAGCTCCTTCGCGAGACTGTGGAAGTCGCGCAGTTGCGGCACGTCGAGCATGGCGGCGATCAGGAGGATGGCGTCGGCGCCGGCGGCGCGGGCCTGGTAGATCTGGTAGGGATCAAAGATGAAGTCTTTGCGCAAAAGGGGAAGCGAGACCTGCTCGCGGATCAGCGCCAGGTAGCTCAGGTGCCCCATGAAGAAGTGCTCGTCGGTGAGCACCGAGAGACAGGAGGCGCCGTGGTCCTGGTAGGTGGTGGCGATCTGCAGCGGGTCGAAGTCCGCCCGGATCAGACCCTTGGACGGGGATCCTTTTTTGACCTCGGCGATGATGGGGGTCCAGCCGGAGCCGAGCGCGTTGAGGATGGCGTTCTGGAAACCGCGGGGAGTGTCTTCGAGGTCGGCCAGGCGGTCCATGATCTCGGTGAGCGGGACCGCCCGCACGGCAGCCTCCAGCTCGCCCTGCTTGTAGTCGACTATCTTCCTGAGTACGTCGGGTACCTGGGTCATCTGCTATTGCACCTCGTTGGTGAGCGCCACCAGCCGCTCCAGTTGCTTCAGGCCGCGCCCCGAGTCGATGGTCTCGGCGGCGAGCCTGATCCCGTCCTCGACGCTTGCGACCTTGCCGGTGGCGAGCAGCGCGAAGGCGGCGTTCAAAAGAACGATCCTGCGCTTGGCGCCGTTCTTGCCGGCCAGGATGTCCCTGACGATGACGGCGTTCCCCTGGGCGTCGCCGCCGTGCAACTCGGTGAGCGGGGCCCGCTCCAGGCCAAACTGCTCCGGGGTGACCTTGTAGACCTTGACGCCGTCGGGTCCGACCTCGCCGATGGTGCTCTCGCCGGTCAGCGTCACCTCGTCCATGCCGTCGCAGCCGTGCACGACGTAGCCGCGACGGCAGCCGAGCTTTTTCAAAACCTGTGCGAGCTTCTCGACCAGGTCCTCGCGGTAGACCCCGAGCACCTGGCAATCGGCACTGGCGGGGTTGGTGAGCGGACCGAGGATATTGAAGATGGTGCGGACGCCGATCTCGCGGCGGGGGCCGATGGCGTGTTTCATGGCGCCGTGGAGCGCGGGGGCAAACAGGAAGCCGATGCCGATCTCGGAGATGCAGCGCTCCACCGTCTCGGGGGTGACGTCGAGGTTGACGCCCAGCGCCTCGAGGACGTCGGCGGATCCGCAGGAGGAGGATACGGCGCGGTTGCCGTGCTTGGCGACTTTGACGCCGCAGGCGGAAACGATGAAAGCGACGGTGGTGGAGATGTTGAAGGAGTTGGTGCCGGAACCGCCGGTGCCGCAGGTGTCGAGGATGGTCTCCCGGTCGAGGTTGATGTCGTCGCGGTCGATGCCGAGGACGCTCTTGCCGACCCGGATGGGGAGGGCCCTGTCTCGCATGACCCGCGCCGCGCCGGTGATCTCGTCGACGGTCTCCCCCTTCATCCTGAGGGCGGTGATGAAGGCCGCGATCTGGGCCGGGGTGGCCCCGCCGGACATGATCTGATCCATCACCTCGATCATCTCCGCTTCGCTGAGATTCTCCCGCTCCACGACACGTGCAATGGCCCTGCGAATCATAGCAACTCCTTCCAAACGGAATTCAAAGATACAAAGGTAAAAGGGTGTAAGACAACTCTCCCTCCCCGGACTGGAGAGGGTGCCCGAAGGGGCTGGTGAGGGATATCCTGCACGCCTGGCGCAGATGCGGGCGCCCTCACCCTAACCCTCTCCCGGGGGGAGAGGGGACTCTCGGCACTACCTGGACATCTTCAAGAAGTTCCCCAAAAGATCCATCCCCCCCTCGGTGAGGATCGACTCCGGGTGGAACTGCACCCCCCAGATGGGGAGCGTGCGGTGCCGCATTCCCATGATCTCCCCTTCCGCGACCCAGGCGGTTATCTCAAGCTCGGCCGGAAGCGTGTCGCGCTCAACGATGAGGGAGTGGTAACGGGTCGCGGCGAACGGGTTCGGGAGCCCCTCGAAGAGCCCCTTGCCGTCGTGCAGGATCGGTGAGGTCTTGCCGTGCATCAGCGTCGCGCTCTTGACGATAGTGCCGCCGAAGGCGTACCCGATGGACTGGTGACCAAGGCAGACGCCAAGGATGGGGATCTTGCCTGCGAAATGGCGGATGACCTCGACCGAGATGCCCGCCTCCGCCGGAGAGCAGGGACCGGGGGATATGACGATACGATCGGGGGCAAGAGCCTCGATCTCGGCGATGGTGATCTTGTCGTTGCGATAGACCTTGACCTCCTCACCCAACTCGCCCAAATACTGCACGATGTTGTAGGTGAAGGAGTCGTAGTTGTCGATCATGAGGAGCATAGCTTGGACCCGCCGCAGTCGGGGGGCCGGCAGGAAAGCGACCGGAACCCCACTCATTTGCTGTTAATTGGAAAGAGGAAAATATAAAGGTTTCGTCCCGAAAACTCAAGAAAATCCGACAGGAAAAGCATAAAAAGGGGTGGCGTACCGGGGCCGGGAAGGAGAAAAGGGGCATTACCCCAGCGGCGTGAGAGGAAACTTTTGTCATGGTCAAAACAATATTTACCGAGGCTAGCTCGTCGGACGCCTGTTCCAGGCGAGCCAGTAGAAGCCAAGGTCGCGCAGCAGGTTGCTGAAGGAGTCGAAATCGACCGGTTTGGTGAGGTAGGAGTTGGCGTAGTGATTATAAGCCTGGGCCAGATCGCGCTCCGCGGCTGAGGTGGTCAGTATCACGACCGGAATGGACTTGAGTTGATCCGATCCCTTCACCTGCTTCAACACCTCGATGCCGTCGACCTTGGGGAGACGCAGGTCCAGGAGCACCAGGTGCGGGCGGGGATAGGCGGTTGCGTCAGCGAACCGGCCGCGGTTGTAGAGGTAGTCCAGGGCGGCTTCTCCGTCCTCGACGTGGAACAGGCGGTTGACCAGACCGGCGTCGCTCAGGTTGCGCATCGCCAGTTCGGCGTGGTCCGGGTTGTCCTCGACGAGCAGGATGCACAGCGGTTCACCTTCAATCATATTTCGCTCCTTTCAACGGGGACCGGATGCGGAATCCCTTTCATCCCCTTCATCCCTGTTTGTTCGGCTCGGGAGGGCGGGTACCCAGCGTGAAGCAGAAGGTGCTCCCCTGCCCCACTCCTTCCGATTCCACCCAGAGCTTGCCGCCATGAAACTCAACGATGCGCCGCGCGAGGGCCAGGCCGATCCCGGTCCCTTCCGAGCGCGCGTCCAACTGGTTGAAGAGCCCGAAGATCGTTTCGTGGTACTGGGCCGCCACCCCGACGCCGTTGTCCCGCACCGTGAACACCGGCCCGTCCGCCCCCTCGCGCACACCGATGTCGATGCGGGGCTTCTGCTGCTCTCCCCTGTACTTGATGGCGTTCTCCACGAGGTTCTGGAGCACCTCACCAATGCGGGGCTGGTCCCCCCACACCCTGGGGAGGTCAGGCTGCAGCACCACCTCCACGCCGGCCTGCTGGATGGGCCCGGAAAGCTGGCCAAGCACGTCCCCTGCCAGATGGTTCATATCGATGAGCGAGGGGGCGTTGACGATCCGTCCGATGCGGGAAAGTTCGAGCAGGTCGCCCAAGAGGGCGGACATCTTGTCGGCAGCCCCCATGATACGACGCACATCGCCGTCGAGCCTCTGCAGGTTACCCCCCTCGATGTCCTTCAGCACCGCGCCGGCGAACCCTTTGATGGTGATGAGCGGACTTTTCAAGTCGTGGGATACGGTGTAGGTGAAGCGCTCCAGCTCGGCGTTCTTGGCCTCCAGCTCCGTTTCGCGCTCGACCCGCTCGCGCACTTCCTTCTCCAAAAGTTCGGCCTGCTCGAGCAGGGCCTGGCTGGCGATCTTGCGGTCGGTGATGTCGCGGTTACTGCCACGGATACCGTTTTCTGCACCGCTTGAGGTATAGACCAGCCGGCAGACGTGGGCGATCCAGCGAACCTCGCCGTCCTTCCTGATGATGCGGAAGTCCAGTGGCTTTGGGGTGCCGCGAAATGATTCGCGGACGTGGCTTTGGTAGTGCGGCAGGTCTTCGGGGTGGACGATGCGGTGCAAAAGTTCGGGATCGGAGTAAAACTCCTCCCGGCTGTAGCCGGAAAGCTCCAGGCAGGAGGGTGATACGTAACGGAAGGCGTGGTCCGGCCCCTGCCAGTACTCCCACCCCTCCGTGTAGTCCGCCACGGTCCGGTAACGCTCCTCGCGCTCCTCGATCACGCGTGAGCTGCGGCTGAGAACACGAGCCCCGGTACCGATCAGCCCCACCCCCAAAAGCCAGATGAAGCCGTGGCTCGCCGCTGCCCCGGTAATCACGTCGCCCATCACCGCCGCATCAACCTCCAGCGGCACCGAGGCGCTGACCCCGCCCCGGATGTCGCCGACACGGTATCCCTGGGCGGCGTGGCACTTCAGACAGGGGGGCTCGGTCACGAAGGGGCGCATCAGCCTCATGTAGGAGCGGCCGCCCATCTCCTGGACCTCGCTCACCTCCGTCACCCCGGTTTCGAAGAGCTTTAACGCCTTGGCCTCCCACGGGTCGGGCAGGTTTTCGGGCCGGATCGGCTTGAGGCTCGTTATGTGACCGCGCACCAGGTTCTTCTGGCTGTCGGCCAGTTCGAAGACCTGCCGGGTCATGTACGCCGGGTTCACCAGCGTCAACTCCTTACCCGACGGGGTGGTGACGTCGCGCTCCGGAATATGGTTCAGGTAAGGGTTTGGAGGACTGAGGTCGGAGGCGGGAACGTAGACGCCGCCATGCAGCGTGGCCCAGCGCCGGTAGAGAGTGTCTTTCTCGAAGGTGGCACGCGCCTCGGCGCGGGCGATGGCCAGCACCGTTTGCTGCTCTCCGCGGTAGAACCAGTAGAAGGAAAAGGCGATCCCCGCACTCCAGAAAAGCACGAGGACCAGGGCGAAGCGGCGTATCTTGTGGAACTGGGTGACCATGCCGGCTATCTCTCCATGCGGGGCCGGTCCCGGCTAGGGCCGGTCCAGCATCTCCCGAATCTTTTTCAAAAGCACCATGGGCTTGACCGGTTTCATCACCAGTTCGGCGCCTTCGTCCAGGTCGCTCCTGCTGCGAATGATGTCTGCCGTGTAGCCGCTGGTGAAAAGGATCCTGGCGCCTGGACGATACTCCCTGATGGTCTCGGCGGCCTCCTTGCCGTTCATGACCGGCATGATGATGTCCATGAGCACCAGCTTGATCTGCGGGTTTTCCTTGAACCTCTGTACCGCCTCGAGGCCGTTGGCGGCATGTATGATGTAGTAGCCGTATTGCCTGAGGATCGAGGCCACCAGGTCGAGGACATGCAGATCGTCCTCCGCGACCAGTATCGTTTCGGTTCCCCGCACCTCCGGCTCCACTGACGGCAGACTCTTCTCCGGCTCGGCAGCGCTGATGGCGGGGAGGTAGACCCTGAAGGTGCTCCCGATGCCCGGCTCGCTGTAGACGTTCACGAACCCCTTGTGCTGCGTGACGATGCCGTAGACGATGGCGAGTCCCAGTCCCGTCCCCTTGCCGACGACCTTGGTGGTGAAGAAGGGATCGAATATCTTCTTGCGGGTGGCCTCGTCCATTCCCTCGCCGGTGTCGGAGATGGTAAGCAGGGCGTACTGTCCCGGCGTGCCGAAACCGTGGGCGTGCACGAAGGCCTGGTCGATCTCCTGACGTTCCGTCTCGACGAAGAGCTTGCCCCCCTTGGGCATGGCGTCGCGGGCGTTGGCGGCCAGGTTCATCAGTACCTGTTCGATCTGCCCGCTGTCGACGATGGCCCAGAGCGCACCTTCGGCGAACGAGGTGGTGAGGGCGATGTCCTCGCCGATGATGCGGCGCAGGAACTTCTCGACCCCCCGTACGATGTCGTTCAGGTTCGCGGGAGCGGCCTTCACCTCCCCCTTGCGGCTGAAGGCGAGCAGGCTGCGGGTAAGGTTCGCGGCCCGGTCCGCCGCCGCCGAGATCTGCATCACCTTGTCGCGGACCGGGCTTCCCTCCGCCAGGTCCAGCTTGAGCAGCTCGCAGTACCCCCCGATCACGGTGAGGATGTTGTTGAAGTCGTGGGCCACCCCGCCGGCCAGCACCCCCACCGCCTCCAGCTTCTGCGAGTGACGCAGCTGCTCCTCGAGCTTCACGCGCTCGGTGATGTCGAGGGCGATGGCCAAAAGGCGCTCGCAGCCGTCCACGGTGATCCGTTGACAGTAGTACTCCCCCTTGAGGGTCCGGCCGTCCTTGGCGTGCAGCGTCACCACCATCCCGGTGACCTGACCGTCCTCATCCAGCTTGTCGATCATGGCCTTGCGGTCGAGGGGGTTGATCCAGCCCAGCGAAGTGGAGGTGCGCCCCAGCACCTCGTCCCTGCTGTAGCCCGAGAGTTCCACGAACTTCCGGTTCACGTCGAGAAAGACTCCCTCCTCGATGTCGGTGATAACCATTATGAGCGGCGCGCTGTCGAAGGCCTTGTGGAATTTTTCCTCGCTAAGACGCAGGGTCTCCTGGGCCAGTTTCCGTTCCGCGATCTCGTTTTTCAGGAGCAGCGCCTGCTCCTGCAGGGCCTCCTGGGCCAACTGCCGCTCGCTTACCTCGTGTTCGAGCCGGTGGCTTTGCAGCTTGAGCGCCTCTTCCGCCCGCTTGTGCTCGAGCATGTGGTCCCATTCCCGAAGCGCGCGCTCCACGATGCGGGGCATGGCGTCGAACACCTCCGGCATCTTCACCACGTAGTCGATGGCACCGGACTTCATCGCCTCCACGGCCACCTGCTCGCTGCCGTGCGACGTCATCATCACCACCGGCGCTATGTTCGCGGAATGCGCCACCAGGTCCCCCCCCTTGCCGTCGGGAAGGAGGTAATCGGTGAGCACGATGTCATAGTCACGGCTGCGAATGCGGTCCACCGCCTCCTTGATGGTGGCGGCTACAGTCAGCTCGTATTGGCCGGACAGGTCGCTGAATCCCCGCCGGATCAGCTCCGCGTGGGCGTCATCATCCTCCACTACAAGTATCTTCTTTACCGGATCTGCAGCACCCATTGGGTCAACTCCTACATTCCATCAAATTGTGGCCCATCTCTATCACCACCCGGAAGTGTACTACCAATTCCGGAAATGTGTACTTTCAGCGGGACATTTTTGAAATCGTGTCTGTCATAGAATCTTCGCGGCAACGCACGGTGGCGACACAAAGCTTTTCGACACACAGTCACGGCACGAGGAACTCTGTCAGGTGCGAGTATAGCGAGGTGATATGACACTAAAAGTGTTTGAACTGGTTCTGCCGAAATACAAGGATAGATGCTAGGACGGAGGAATCATGAGGAAGCCGACACTTCTGGAGTCTTTTGGCGCGACCAATCTGAGAAGGGAAAATATCTGCGGCGCATTATCCTCATCAACGAAGATACCGAGACAGCCGCCGTGGTGGCGGAGAAGCTGCGCGGGGCGGTCGCCGGGATGGCGACCGCGTGGGAAAGGGAGCAGCTGAGGGGGCCAGGAGCCTGTGCGTGCCCCCGCGCCTCCCCCCTCACCCGCAGGGGCCGCCTAGTCGAGACCCCGCTCGGCCATCTCGATGGCCTTGACCACGGCCTTGGCCTTGTTGACGGTCTCGATGTACTCGGCGGCGGGATCGGAGTCGGCCACGATGCCGGCGCCGGCCTGCAGGTGCACCTTGCCGTCCTTGATCACCAGCGTCCTGATGGCGATGGCCATGTCCATGTTCCCCGAGAAGGAGAAGTAGCCGACCGCCCCGCCGTAGACCTCGCGCCGTACCCCTTCCAGCTCGT
Encoded here:
- a CDS encoding response regulator yields the protein MIEGEPLCILLVEDNPDHAELAMRNLSDAGLVNRLFHVEDGEAALDYLYNRGRFADATAYPRPHLVLLDLRLPKVDGIEVLKQVKGSDQLKSIPVVILTTSAAERDLAQAYNHYANSYLTKPVDFDSFSNLLRDLGFYWLAWNRRPTS
- the trpD gene encoding anthranilate phosphoribosyltransferase translates to MIRRAIARVVERENLSEAEMIEVMDQIMSGGATPAQIAAFITALRMKGETVDEITGAARVMRDRALPIRVGKSVLGIDRDDINLDRETILDTCGTGGSGTNSFNISTTVAFIVSACGVKVAKHGNRAVSSSCGSADVLEALGVNLDVTPETVERCISEIGIGFLFAPALHGAMKHAIGPRREIGVRTIFNILGPLTNPASADCQVLGVYREDLVEKLAQVLKKLGCRRGYVVHGCDGMDEVTLTGESTIGEVGPDGVKVYKVTPEQFGLERAPLTELHGGDAQGNAVIVRDILAGKNGAKRRIVLLNAAFALLATGKVASVEDGIRLAAETIDSGRGLKQLERLVALTNEVQ
- a CDS encoding anthranilate synthase component II, yielding MLLMIDNYDSFTYNIVQYLGELGEEVKVYRNDKITIAEIEALAPDRIVISPGPCSPAEAGISVEVIRHFAGKIPILGVCLGHQSIGYAFGGTIVKSATLMHGKTSPILHDGKGLFEGLPNPFAATRYHSLIVERDTLPAELEITAWVAEGEIMGMRHRTLPIWGVQFHPESILTEGGMDLLGNFLKMSR
- a CDS encoding response regulator produces the protein MGAADPVKKILVVEDDDAHAELIRRGFSDLSGQYELTVAATIKEAVDRIRSRDYDIVLTDYLLPDGKGGDLVAHSANIAPVVMMTSHGSEQVAVEAMKSGAIDYVVKMPEVFDAMPRIVERALREWDHMLEHKRAEEALKLQSHRLEHEVSERQLAQEALQEQALLLKNEIAERKLAQETLRLSEEKFHKAFDSAPLIMVITDIEEGVFLDVNRKFVELSGYSRDEVLGRTSTSLGWINPLDRKAMIDKLDEDGQVTGMVVTLHAKDGRTLKGEYYCQRITVDGCERLLAIALDITERVKLEEQLRHSQKLEAVGVLAGGVAHDFNNILTVIGGYCELLKLDLAEGSPVRDKVMQISAAADRAANLTRSLLAFSRKGEVKAAPANLNDIVRGVEKFLRRIIGEDIALTTSFAEGALWAIVDSGQIEQVLMNLAANARDAMPKGGKLFVETERQEIDQAFVHAHGFGTPGQYALLTISDTGEGMDEATRKKIFDPFFTTKVVGKGTGLGLAIVYGIVTQHKGFVNVYSEPGIGSTFRVYLPAISAAEPEKSLPSVEPEVRGTETILVAEDDLHVLDLVASILRQYGYYIIHAANGLEAVQRFKENPQIKLVLMDIIMPVMNGKEAAETIREYRPGARILFTSGYTADIIRSRSDLDEGAELVMKPVKPMVLLKKIREMLDRP
- the trpC gene encoding indole-3-glycerol phosphate synthase TrpC is translated as MTQVPDVLRKIVDYKQGELEAAVRAVPLTEIMDRLADLEDTPRGFQNAILNALGSGWTPIIAEVKKGSPSKGLIRADFDPLQIATTYQDHGASCLSVLTDEHFFMGHLSYLALIREQVSLPLLRKDFIFDPYQIYQARAAGADAILLIAAMLDVPQLRDFHSLAKELSMDVLLEVHDEKELEMALQTDCSMIGINNRDLRTFQVDIATSERLAARIPPGRIIVAESGINTRSEIVRLTGKGLHAFLIGESMMREPDVGAKLAELLG
- a CDS encoding ATP-binding protein — encoded protein: MVTQFHKIRRFALVLVLFWSAGIAFSFYWFYRGEQQTVLAIARAEARATFEKDTLYRRWATLHGGVYVPASDLSPPNPYLNHIPERDVTTPSGKELTLVNPAYMTRQVFELADSQKNLVRGHITSLKPIRPENLPDPWEAKALKLFETGVTEVSEVQEMGGRSYMRLMRPFVTEPPCLKCHAAQGYRVGDIRGGVSASVPLEVDAAVMGDVITGAAASHGFIWLLGVGLIGTGARVLSRSSRVIEEREERYRTVADYTEGWEYWQGPDHAFRYVSPSCLELSGYSREEFYSDPELLHRIVHPEDLPHYQSHVRESFRGTPKPLDFRIIRKDGEVRWIAHVCRLVYTSSGAENGIRGSNRDITDRKIASQALLEQAELLEKEVRERVERETELEAKNAELERFTYTVSHDLKSPLITIKGFAGAVLKDIEGGNLQRLDGDVRRIMGAADKMSALLGDLLELSRIGRIVNAPSLIDMNHLAGDVLGQLSGPIQQAGVEVVLQPDLPRVWGDQPRIGEVLQNLVENAIKYRGEQQKPRIDIGVREGADGPVFTVRDNGVGVAAQYHETIFGLFNQLDARSEGTGIGLALARRIVEFHGGKLWVESEGVGQGSTFCFTLGTRPPEPNKQG